A single genomic interval of Trichosurus vulpecula isolate mTriVul1 chromosome 6, mTriVul1.pri, whole genome shotgun sequence harbors:
- the LOC118854987 gene encoding vomeronasal type-1 receptor 4-like, giving the protein MSPDEILRIIYLNQIVIGVLGNSFLIFIYSFKFKSTHKTRLRILILIQFLFTNILILLFRGIPKAMEVWGLKYAVDSTGSRFLTYLQRVTRSLSLCSCFHLVIFQAITISPNSPIKAELKTRALKGIFPSCLTCWVLNLLIDAVLPVYIIGFRNRTQSNEEENIGFSALDLHAKKTKRFLIWKFLHDGFYVGLIASTSVYIVLFLCRHHQQVQHIHITTQSRRASPEIHAATAILLLGSTLLSFNLMSSIFVMYMTFSKVSSPVLLHVSVFLSLCFQIVSPFILLNSDTQIMRFCCAHWWMQRLWGENL; this is encoded by the coding sequence ATGTCTCCTGATGAAATCCTGAGGATTATCTACCTGAATCAGATAGTAATTGGGGTACTAGGGAACTCCTTcctcatatttatatatagttttaaGTTCAAGAGTACTCACAAAACAAGATTGCGAATTCTGATTCTCATCCAATTTCTCTTTACCAACATCCTGATACTTCTTTTCAGGGGAATTCCCAAGGCAATGGAAGTCTGGGGGTTAAAATATGCTGTGGATTCTACAGGGAGTAGATTTCTAACCTACCTTCAGAGAGTGACTCGTAGCCTTTCCCTCTGTAGTTGCTTCCACCTGGTTATCTTCCAGGCCATCACCATCAGTCCAAACAGCCCCATAAAAGCAGAGCTAAAAACCAGGGCTCTGAAGGGCATCTTTCCCTCCTGTCTGACCTGCTGGGTCCTGAATCTACTGATAGATGCAGTTCTGCCTGTCTACATCATTGGTTTCAGGAACAGAACACAGAGTAATGAGGAAGAGAACATTGGATTTAGTGCTTTAGACCTTCATGCAAAGAAGACTAAAAGGTTCCTAATCTGGAAGTTTCTTCATGATGGTTTTTATGTGGGTCTCATAGCCAGCACCAGTGTCTATATTGTGCTTTTCTTGTGCAGACATCACCAGCAAGTTCAGCACATTCACATCACTACCCAGTCTCGAAGAGCCTCGCCAGAGATCCATGCTGCTACAGCCATCCTGCTACTGGGGAGCACCCTTCTTAGCTTTAAtttaatgagttccatttttgtGATGTATATGACTTTTTCTAAGGTTTCTAGTCCTGTTTTGCTTCATGtctcagtttttctttctctgtgcttTCAAATAGTTAGCCCCTTTATACTGCTCAACAGTGACACTCAGATCATGAGATTCTGCTGCGCTCATTGGTGGATGCAAAGactatggggagaaaatttgtaa